ACCGGGAAGCCTGGACCCTCAGGTCTGCCCGGAGCCATGGGGCCCAGAGGAGAGCCCGGTCTGAAGGGACATCCCGGCATCCCGGGCCTGCCCGGTGCGAAGGGTGACAGAGGGATCGGAGCTCCGGGACCTCAGGGAGAGACAGGACCCGAGGGGCCCGCGGGCCCACCCGGACAGCCCGGCGAGGCCGGAGTCGGAAAGCCAGGGAGAGCAGGTTTGCCCGGTGAGCCAGGTAAATCGGGCACCCCGGGTAGAGATGGAGCCGTCGGCCCCATGGGGCCCCAGGGACCCAAGGGACACACCGGTGCCCCGGGTGTCGGCGTTGCAGGGAAACCGGGTGAGAACGGCGCCCCGGGTCTGCCCGGCGCCGTCGGTCCCAAAGGCCACCAGGGGCCTGCCGGAGCGCCCGGCGCGCCCGGAGTCCCCGGATACGGAAAGCCCGGCGCGAAcggagagaagggagagagaggagcgccaGGCAGCACGGGCGCCCCAGGTGCAAAGGGAGAGCAGGGTCCGACCGGCTACACTGGTGCCACTGGAGCGACCGGACCCACGGGGCCCGCCGGAGCTCAGGGGGCGCGAGGTTTCACCGGAGAGCCCGGTGCTGTCGGCCCTAAAGGCGACACCGGCGCGACCGGACCTCAGGGACCCAAGGGAAACAAGGGCGATCAGGGAGTGCAGGGCTTCCAGGGTAAGCAGGGTTATCCCGGCGCCGCCGGTCCTCCTGGACCCCAAGGGGCCACCGGAGCCACAGGCGACAAAGGTCATGTAGGAGCTCCCGGTGTCACCGGTGCTCCGGGTATCCCCGGCCCCGCGGGGCCTAAAGGTCACCCCGGCCGCGCCGGTGAGCCGGGAGCCTCAGGCTCCGACGGAGCTCCGGGTCCCAGAGGACCCGCCGGTGCCCAAGGTCCCGCCGGTGCTCCCGGTCTGAAGGGACACCCTGGTCTTCCCGGCGCTCCGGGTCCCGCCGGCCTGGCCGCCAAGGGCGTCCCCGGACCCCAGGGTCCCCCTGGCGTTCCCGGCGAGAACGGCGCCGACGGAGAGGCCGGTCCGGCCGgaccccccggccccccgggcccccccggCGAGGTGGTGTTTGAGAAGGGCATGGGGATGAGCGAGGTGATGGTCAAGTCCCCCATGTCTGCCTTCACCGCCTCCCTGGCCACGCCGTACCCCGCCGCCGGCAGCCCCATCAAGTTCGACCAGATCGTGTACAACGCCGAGGGCCACTACGACCCCGAGTCCGGCATCTTCACCTGCCAGGTCCCCGGAGTCTACTACTTCTCCTACAGCATCCACGTCAACGGCGCTCACGCCCTGGTGGCGCTGTACAAGAACGGCCAGCCCGTTCTGTTCACCTACGACGAGTACAACAAAGGCTTCCTGGACCAGATGTCCGGCAGCGCCGTCCTCCTGCTGGACGAGCAGGACACGGTCTACGTCCAGATCCCCGACGACGAGGCCAACGGCGTCTTCGCCGCCGAGAACgtccactgctccttctccgGTTTCCTCATCGCTTCGACGTGATACGTTGACGCAGCGATCCCCGAAAAGCCAACCAACTAAATTTGCGATCTATTTCTCAGAGTAGACTCCCTGTTCATCCTCCTCAAACccaacagacaggaagttcacCCTCCTTTGAGGAATAGAAGCATCTCGACTTGAAAACTGCGAGAATAAAGGTGCTTAAGAAGAAGGAAAACTAATTTATGATAACGAGTGATCAGGGATGGGGAAGCAATCCACAAAGTTGCCAGTGAGGTTTTGTAATGGATACAGCATGTGAAATTGAGGCGTTGTTACTGTGTCGTGTCCTGACTTTCATTTCCACTCTGTTTCCTTTTATACTGATTTCCGCTGGTGACTCTTaaatgtttgtctgtttttgttttgttttgtacgaccttgttttgtttgtttgggtgACCAATAATCTTATTAAAAGTAcactaaatacttttttttttttccgtgcaACATGTTGTAACTCAATGTGACTTGAAGAGATTGTGAAATGGTGACGGTCAAATTGACCGCTGCAGAGAAACAAGTCATCAGCATACTGTCATGCAAACTCAAACTGTTTAACAGCAACAGCGTTGTATCcctggaaatgcattatgtcatgTAAAACATAATgaccaaaataaatgttttaccTAATACTTTCTGTAtgaagttgtcttttttttttacctgaactGAATTGTTTGAATGGTCTCTCATTGCTTGGATTTCAATACaacttggagaaaaaaagtgGTAAATCAGACTCAAGCTCAACCGACCCTGTTCAACATGAGATCAAACATGCACTAAGgcaaacaaaaatcaaagtCCAAATATTGGACTTTAAAGATTGTTCTGCCAAAATATTGTAAAAAGCAACCATATAAATGAAACTTATTGTAATACGACAGATAAAACATTTTGCGAACAAATCCACAAAAGGTGTAAATTTTCAATACATAATCAAATCCATGAGAATAGAATATACAGTAAGATAAACTTTAATGCAATTAGTTTCTATTATTGGCAAgattgttttactttttaatctaTCTAAATATAATAACGCCAATATGAGGAAATTCTGCATTAGAAATCCTGTACTGTGTTCAAAGAAAATGATAACTAAGAACTCCACCAAAAGCTTCTCTAAAATGTGGTTTTGGTTTAGTGTTACATATCAGAATAATGCATTATGGGCTGCACAATATTAGTTAAACAAGCAAAATGCAATATTACTGATGAGTATTGTTATCATGATGtgacatgtaaacaaacatccCTACTTATAAGATATTGACAGCCTCACGATTTGGAATTCGCTCTTCCtcataacagtgctctttctctttttggacCCATGTTCAACCCGAAGCAAACGCGCCAGGCgtgttttacttttcttttctttttcatcacattcacacctgcagtTTTCACTAGCAGCATTTCATAAGTGGATCAGATTGCTGACCATTGTATTTTACATTTCACATAAAATTGTGTGAAATAAGATCCATTATGAACAGAATCTCAAGCAGCGGCGTTCCATCCAGTGAATAAACTGAGTATGAATGCATAATGCACAACGACATAATTTAAGGCGTAATTAGTCAGACATTTTCAATATGTATACTGCATGATCATGGTGACTTTGTGATATATCATGCAGGGATAAAAGTCAAGGCAATCAGAGAACAGGCCGGCAATTTGTCAAACATATTATGTGTTATATGTACTGAacagtaaagaaagaaaaatgaaaaagaaagtcTGTCAAAAGTAAGAATGTCCCCAGTTTGAGCCTCGGTTTTGCTCGGTAGTCTTTCTATGGTGAATGTGTATGTTGATCCCGGTACACACGGGAGTGttctctctggtttcctcccacagtctaaaaacacaCTCTGAGGTTAACTGGTAACTCCAAGTTACTGCCAGGTGTGTCTGTTTGCCCACTGCAGACCTGTCCATCACTTCATGGACCTTTAGAACAAAGTCAGCCGGGATCCAGCAGCCTGTGAGCCTGAACTGGATGAAACGGCACAGAAGACAGGACGGACGGATGGTTTTGGGCTCAGACTGACTTTTCACAATGTGCTGTGCATGTACAAACTCAAATCTGAAATGCAATCGAAGTGTGCAAAATTTAGCacaatttaataatttaatattttataaatgCAAAACTACCTATATGATATTTAGAAAGGAACATTTGAAATACTGCAAGACAAATAATAATAACCAATACATATTAACTTTtttagcttgtgtgtgtgtattatttaGGTCCGCCACTGGAAGCTGAGGTGGAAGAGGATCATAAAATATGATTCATTCCCCACATGATGGCGACCGGCTGCCTCTTTTGCAGCCAAAGTTTACAGAGACTGCTTTACCATGCAAGTCTGAATACGGCTAAGCTGAAAATAGTCTGGGTGTGGGATGAGGGACAGGGATGGTCCCCTTGGCGTTGCAGGAACTGTTTGATCTTCCTTGGGAATGAGAGCCAAGGCGGTGGTTAGGTGAGGGGCCCGAGGGACAGAAGAGAGTGAGCGAGGCGGGTTGAAAGAAACCGCCGGGGATTGCCATGTGAGGGTGCTGCCGTTCAGAGACGGCCTGCGGTCGAGGCACAAGGAGGGACGAACAGGAGCAGGGAGAGAGTCCCGCCACAAGCCAAGCTCCACAATTATCATCCTTCCTTTAGAGGAATATCTCACTTTGATATATATACCTGTTCGAAGACTCACCTGATATGACATCCACATATCTATTTGACTGTGTagataatcattaaaaaaaacaaaacaaaacaaccaaaatataaaaagaaCAGGTGGTTTTAAGAATGGGGAGTACAGGAAGGTAcgatgggggtttttttttggctgtaaGTTGCATGTGAGGCACGCCAAGGGCCAAAATGAGAGACGAATCCCTCAACAACCTGACCAAGATGGACAAGCAGGGGAGGAAGCACAAATAGAAGTATTATGTGTAAAACACGCCCGTCTGGTGGCCAGAGCTTCAGCGCTCAGGGTTAAACTGGGTGCAAAGGAAATATATGGTTTGAAATAAGCACTGGTGCAGCTGTGGGGAGCTTAAAAACACCCTGGAGGCATTTTTTTTGCGATCTGCTCTCCTCTTTAAATGATTTTCAGGCTTTATGGGGTTTTTTGTGGGGTGTCATGGAAGGGATCCTATGCATGTCAGCAGAGATGGCCAGTTGCTTGTTGCAGATGAGAAACCTCTAAACAttgtaaaaaatgtttcaaacacTGGTATTTATGGTGTAAAACCAGAAACTGTGATTACCTCCAGTGGAACTCGCCCAAATGCGCAGAAGTGTGCATTTCCCCTCAAAAGAAGTCAATAATTTCCTCAAAAATACTTTATGGCATGGGTGGTCATGTGGTAAACACACTGGCCTCACAATTAGAACTGAGGCTGCACTTCattcagtctgcatgttctccatgtgcttGCCCTGTTTTACctgaagaagtaaaaaaaaacaccttattTGGTGATCCCATATTAATTTGAAATTCatcatttgttgtgtttttttttatcagttaatCAATGTAGTGATGTGATGCTTTGGCTCTCTAGGAGTGATCATATCTTCTTTTAGAGCCTTGAGCAGAGGTTTAGGAACCTCTCACTGCAAATTAAtctgcttttgaaaaaaaaaaacaaaaaaaaacaactaactgCACCAAGATAATTTGGGACCGTGAGGTGACATTTGGTTCCCATTATTCTTGCTTCAATGGCACCTAATTTAATTTAAAGGCAGAAACATGGCGCAGGAAATTGTGCATTTTCTCAATTACCAAAACTGAAATTTGTCTTTGAAAGTATATCATCTTGTGGGAGCCCACAAGTACTATGTGGACTCCcactaaaatgctgtgaaaatGTGCAAATCTAAATGTTGCATGTCTTATTCCCACTGCACCACATGAGGGTGCTGTACAGAAAGGAGTCAAATTATTCACAGTGGTTGCTGATCAAAACCACAACCAAGACGCAAggtatttttatttcatttgccaCATAGGCTTATTATTAGGAATAAATGAGCTCAGAGGGCCAATTCTCACTTCATCGCTTTATTTTTCAGCAGTACTCACAGAATAATCTCAACACCTTGATTTCCAGTTTGCAGTCAATGTTACATTCCATAAGGTGGAACCCCGTTATATACATGAAATGCTGCTTAGAGACTGTATCCCTGACCACCGATGTGTGCTTTCAAGTGGAGATTTTCGAAAGTGGTGTTGTAGTCATCACAGCTTGATGCAAAATTTGCTTAAAACATCTCCCAATTTTTATTCAATCTTACAAAtggtgaaaaacaagaaaacttcATTTACAATGGGTAATCTGTTAAAAACTTCAGTCATTTAGGTACATCTCAGTCATAAAACCAGTAATATCAAAGTCTATACAACGTGCATTACTACAGAGTTTTGAAATGGTGGAATTCTAATGGAAAGGTATGAGCACCTATTGTTTTTGACAGTTAACTAAATCTAGATCATTCAGGAATGGTTTGTGTCCACAGGAGCATTGAGCTTGAAAAAAGTTGTAAACAACTGTGCACTGCAAAGACAACATTTAAGACTCAGATTAGGACTTTCCCTTTAAATATCACAATGTGTCAGATCTTGCAGACACAGCTTTAGCTGCTACATCCAATTGCCCAGCaccaaatactttttttttgtgattaaatatgtcaaattcagcAACGTGTTGACACTCATGGTTTCATGTAGAAAAAACATTCCCACTCACATTCGCACATTCACACTCACCCAGGTCACAAATGCAAGCACCAACGAGCAGTGAGGAAGCAGCACACTCTCCTCCACACCTCCTGTCCATCACTGCCAGGGACACTGCAGTCATTATGGATGAGATGGTTGCAGAGtagtaaacaaacaacaacaaaaaaaaaaattaacagaaaaaaaaaccaaaacaaaacaaacaaaatcccTGGTTTTAGACAAGTTCTCGCATTCCTTCAGACGGGCTACATCGTCTCCTTCATTCCGGTGTCTCGCTCAGCAGGATTACTCGGCGGGGGCCTCTggactggctgctgctgccgccgcctctGGCTCAGTAGGTGAAGTTTCGGCTGGTTTCTCCTCTCCCGCggcctcctctgccttcacTTCCTCCGCTTTGGGCTCCTCGGCCGCAGCCTCCTTGGCCCCCTCCTCGGCAGCCTCCGCAGGCTTGGCCTCCTCGGTGGCTGCCTCCTCCGATGCCGCCTTCTCCCCTTCGGCCGGCGCGTCTTCGGCCGCCGCCTCTCCGGCCGCTGCCGCTCCTTCCTCCGCTGCCTCTTCAGATTCTTTCTTGGTCTTCTTGAAAGAGAAGCCGCTCAGCTTGAAGGAGGGTTTCTTGAAGGAGAAACGCTTTTTCTTCTGCTTGCCGTCGTCGCTGGTAGACGGAGTGCCTTCCTCTGGCTTGGCTGAAGCCTCTCCGTTTGTGGCGGCAGGCTCCTTCTCCCCGTTGGCCTCGGCACCCTCTGCTTTCTCACCATCTTCTTTGGGCGCCTCCTCGGTCGGAGTGCTCCCGTTGGCCTGCACGTCAGCTTTGTTGGCCTCTTCTGCAGCAGGAGAGGTGTCTCCATTGGTTTTGGCATGGCCATTCTCCTATAAAGAAacagaatattaaaaacaaataattcttAAATATACACATCATCCTATGAAATAATGATTCAGCTCATTTAAGCAGTCATGCAATTGAAATCCTGCACCCCTGCATGTAAAAGGCGGGGTTCTGTGATATTTAAATATACTCGGAATAGTTGCAACCAATAGGAAAATAGCCTTAAAACTGCACCAACATCTGTTACTAGGACAGTGACGACAGATCTATGGCTTTCAGCAGTAGGCTAGTTGGTGAGACTGCAGTAACAcgtgggtccagcagggggcgttcTGCGTGGGGTCGCTGGAAACAACATAGGAATTTGGTCTTTTGTTTTCCCCTTTTTATGAGCTTTGTAGACCGCTAATGTGCATTATATTTTCACACGCAGAGTTTCTTTCTCGTTTGACTGCCATGCTTGTTGGTAGTCTGGTAAATTCGACAGATTTATCTGCAGAGAAACGTGGCTTCTTTCTTGAATCTGGCAACAAAGGCGTGGTACCGTTTTTTAAAATGGCCATGCCTCAGTGAGAGCGGCCGCAAATCCCTGCTGCACACATTTCCATCAGATCagtgaggagggggaaaaaaaaaacagtttgcacATAATAACCCCAAAGCaatgaaaaacaattaaagtaaaataattaaaaatataaatcagaTTTACTGTGCAGCTTTATctccacatatttttttttttaaaaaaaggcaaatttgAGGAGAAAATATGTGCATTGAATTAATCATTTCAGTGAGCGCTACGATTTGGGAGAAAATGTAGCAGAACAATGAATAAATAGCCCAAAAGCGTCCAGTGAAAACGGATCCATGTGGCCACTTTCCCTGAAAGCCGGTGAGCGTGGGGATGCGCTACAGGGAACATGGAGCACGCCATTGACGCAACACATTGCTAAATTGGGACAAAATCTCGCCTCACCAATTAACTcttcaatattttaaaatgcacatttacCTGTCCGTTCGCCTTGGCCGCCACGGCCGCACCTTCTGCGGGCTTTTCCACCGCAGCCTCCTCTTTTCCAGCGGTTTTGGAGATTTGTGCTCCCATGCTTTTGTTCCAACAAAGGAACCCAACCGatcaaatgaatgaacaaagaCCGCAAAGCTtcctccccccaaaaaaactcaaGCCAGACGCCGACGCCTCCTTCTGACTGCGAGCGAAGTCGAGGAATCGGCCCGAAATCAAAACGACCGCAAACAGACGAGGAAAAAAACGAGCGCTTtgcgatggaggaaaaaaaaaaccggagcGAAGGAGCGAAAGGAAACGCGAATTCTTTCAATTTTTCCCCGAGTGGAGTTTGTAAATGGAGAAATGAGATGCGGAGTACAACGCCCAAGTCCGCCGGTGAGTGGACGCCGCGGCCGTGACGTCACGGGCCGCGCGTCTCCGCCAATCAGAAGTCCGGGATCGGCGGAGCGGGGAGGTCAGGGAGCGGGGGGCCAGGGACAATGGAGAGACACAACAACATGGCCTACAACTTGTTTTTATCCACACTCCACTCTGCTAaaacttctccagctgctcggcCTCCCAGATAAGCAGGGTTCAGACACGTGAGCgtcagagcagagctgtgggACTGGGCTCTCCTCGCCTCTGGACGGTGGCTttgaaacacagaaactgtTTGCTGTCATGCAGCATATTTTGCAATGCTTTAAAAGCAACCCTTATTAAGATTTAAACCTCTCCATAATGGGATAAATACGTTTTATTCCTGATGAAATTCAAATTTCAGAGCATTTGACCTGTCTTTTATCACTGAAGCTGTAATAATATACAACATAGCCTGTGCTGCAATGATTTCAATGAACATGTGAAATGTGCTTCCATattctgtctctcctctgtATTGATGAGCTGCTGTGTTGACTGGAATTTCCCAGTAAGGTGCTAAAGGTTTTCTTTTGGCtcatttattgtcattttcagaaCAAAGTAGTGTTTTTGTATCTGCAAGTTACATGTATATGTCACAACCTATTAATCTATAAGCTGATTTTGAATCTGCGCTAGAGTTTAtctttaaattctttaaaatctttaaatccTTAAACGTGGTCCTATTTTGCTGTAGCCTTTGAGCTCTCACGTGGCTGGAATGTGCCCATCACTGGATGAATAAACTCTTAATCTGATTATTATAGctaagaaatgttttttaattgtaatcatcatcatcacatcttTTCAAAGATGCAATATGCAGTTTTGTTCAAACCTGTGCAATTTTTATTGAAGTTACTCCAGCTATATGTAGGGTGAATTGTTCTCTTTGATTTTagaaagaaacagacaaacTTTGAGTACACTCGCAATTCCTTGCACTAATACTGACATATGAATTGATAGCTGCAACTATTAATAGGTTATTTGACTATTTGTGTGTTCaattaaatcaaaacaaatgcacTAATGTTGTGTTTGATAAACAAAGCTCGAACAAATGGGACTATTCGCTTGAGATCAGAAATTAATGTATGCCAGTCTCTAAACAATGGACTGTTTTGCAGGTCTGGGTTGACTAAGCACGGTTCAGCTGGTCTCCTGTTATATCATGTGTGCCCCCTTCTGACATATGCCCCACTCAGTAAACAGACGTCCCCCTGTAACTATAAGCCCCCGTGCCCACAACTTCCCTCATCCCTCTTCTTGCATAATAGTGTCTTGTGTGCTTGTTGCAGCTGGAGCATCCCAGTGACCCAGATATAACGAGGCTTTacagctctctgctgctgcctgcctTCTCCGGCAGCCTGTAGTGCTCCGGCTCCACCACCAGCCACaagtctcctctctctgccatCACTGCATGACCCACATCTCCATGGTTACCAGTCCAAAATGGCTGCGGAGAGGAAGCTGCACGCTCGCTGATGGGGGCTTCAGCGACTGTGACTCCTGGCGGAGTGAGAGCGAGCTCAAGACTGCCACAGCCACGCACGGCTGGAGGATTAGGGTGACTTCTTTCAGCCACCCTCCCTTCATCAGGCTAACTAGGCCACCTTCATTGTTGTGATATTCTGATTACATGCAAAGCTGTAATTATTATGGTGATCTGCCATGAATGTGGAGATGTAGAGACAAAGGCAGTAGGGCacggagtgttttcaaataaacattagctgaaaaaatacaaaaatttaTTGTATTCTTTAATTGTATTACTTTTTTTGAATAACTGAAGTGTTGACGGTGCCATCTGCGCCATATGTGGTGAATGTACATTTGATCAAACTATTAAGGAGGTCACATCCAATCATCATCCTcccattttattaaaaaaaaacccaaaacaaaacaaggtgtgtgagtgtgtgtgtgtgtgtgtgtgtgtgtgtgtgtgtgtgtgtgtgtgtgtgtgtgtgtgtgtgtgtgtgtgtgtgcttaaagGACATTTACCTAGATGGAAATATAAACTGCTCAAACAGATCTTCAAAACACAACCTGCAAACATTCATCTCAATGAAACgcagtttatttttaacatttttcattataaaaaaaaactgctctaaTGATGTAATTCAGCCTGATACTCTTTTCCCTGAATCTGATCATTGATTGAAGTGATTCTGAAAGTCATTAGTCAAgaacaaaaaagacatttattgcTCCACTTGCAGCTTTAATTGCTTTTACTCACTTTTAATTTAACATCTTTATGTTTTGTTTGGGAACTGGGTGGTAAATAAAATGATATGAATCACTGTCAAGATCCTTTTTATTCTCTTGATTCATTTcagtaattaaaataaaaccatcaggtcctgctggagctATTGACTGTGTTTGGATCAGGTGTGTTTAAGCAGCGTTGAAAGCGTTGAAGTGATTTCACAGAGGGAGTAGGAGGCACTAATCGAaaggaaaatgtggaaaattgGTAGAGGTCTCTCTGAATGCTACAATGGTGGACTTCACAGAATCATCAATAACTATGACTAATACAGTCGAACCTTAAAATTTAACTTAATTTTCCTAAAATACAGTATATCTCCATGAACACTATTATAATAGTATATCCATCTGTACATTTATCCTCTATGATGAAGATGGGGCCTCTAACAACCCGCTCttacaggaaaaacagcaaaaatgagTCAGACAAACTCACACTAAAATGTTTGCTTGATCATTTTAGAAGTGACCAACATCTGGTGAAGCAATGATCATCCTTTATGTTTGTTAAGAGTGCGCACAGAGTCACTAAAAGAAGCGGTATCACTTCAGGAATAAAGTCTCTGGAGGTCAGAAGATGACAGAAACAGCTCATGGTGCTCATGAATAAAAACTCCAGCCTCCGAGGGTCTGCAGACAAGACATCTGTCCATCACTGGGAGCTTTTCACGATGAGTATTTTCTCTTATTCACAcctggggagaacatgcaaacaccacacgAAAAGGGTGCGAAACCCAAACTAGCCAGGGttactgctgctggaggtgagagTGAAAACCGCGACACCACAGTGTAGAATATGTGAAAACATATCTATCATGTGCTTGAATTAGTGTCCATTCCAATCCTGCAGTTACAtttctcagtgtgttttatttgatgaCAACTATAAATTCTAAACGCAGCCATTAAACTTTCACAGCTTCACCTTTGACTTCAGTAAATAAGGATGTTTATGACTTTGTGAAGAAAAGTTGGCGCTCTGCTTCAACCTTCTGAATCATCTCAATATTGTAATTACTGTGTTTGTGGATAGTTTCACATTGTGTGTAGTGTCTAAagatgtttatttaaaaaaaaagaaaagaaaaagtaatgaTACTTCAGTTGAAGGTATGTCAGGAGCCTTGGTATAATCCTTGCAGCCTACATGTGAAAGTGTGAATGCTGTGTGTTCATAGTCCACAGCAAACAGGCAAACCAAGTCCGATTAAAATTGTCTTTCAGTTCACTTTTCAAACTAACCCTGATGAGGTTTGATTGAAGTCTGAACATAGAAAAAAACCGAGAACTTGACTGTCTCCTATCCTTCCAGTAGATCACAATCAATGCGCAAAATATGTAAGAAAATCCTTACTCTAACATCCACCACATTGCATTTAGCTGCACAAAACATTTTCCTTGCAAAGTTTTGCCACAGACTGTCTGTAATGACAACCAGTGAGAGGTGGATAACTGCATGACACCTGACAGCAGGTGGGACGACAAGTAAGAATTGTGGTGTATGGATGCACATTTTCAGAGCTCTTTCTGCTTCTGATTAAGAGCAACAAAGCCTAAGTGAAACTGTATTTATTATCACAGTCCCAGTAGGATAAAAACAGTTGTAAATCCCTATAAAGAGTCAAAATCTTCAATCCTGATGAG
Above is a window of Salarias fasciatus chromosome 19, fSalaFa1.1, whole genome shotgun sequence DNA encoding:
- the LOC115406299 gene encoding collagen alpha-1(X) chain-like gives rise to the protein MDLRVACILLFMAASTAAHGKGYVVKKVVPYNVKSHVVSVAGEPGPPGEPGPEGPAGPPGEPGQDGVGLPGPQGPPGPPGSPGRSIAGKPGSPGGPGKPGSPGAPGEKGDTGAAGLQGPRGAPGSPGSPGPAGLSATGKPGPSGLPGAMGPRGEPGLKGHPGIPGLPGAKGDRGIGAPGPQGETGPEGPAGPPGQPGEAGVGKPGRAGLPGEPGKSGTPGRDGAVGPMGPQGPKGHTGAPGVGVAGKPGENGAPGLPGAVGPKGHQGPAGAPGAPGVPGYGKPGANGEKGERGAPGSTGAPGAKGEQGPTGYTGATGATGPTGPAGAQGARGFTGEPGAVGPKGDTGATGPQGPKGNKGDQGVQGFQGKQGYPGAAGPPGPQGATGATGDKGHVGAPGVTGAPGIPGPAGPKGHPGRAGEPGASGSDGAPGPRGPAGAQGPAGAPGLKGHPGLPGAPGPAGLAAKGVPGPQGPPGVPGENGADGEAGPAGPPGPPGPPGEVVFEKGMGMSEVMVKSPMSAFTASLATPYPAAGSPIKFDQIVYNAEGHYDPESGIFTCQVPGVYYFSYSIHVNGAHALVALYKNGQPVLFTYDEYNKGFLDQMSGSAVLLLDEQDTVYVQIPDDEANGVFAAENVHCSFSGFLIAST
- the LOC115406305 gene encoding myristoylated alanine-rich C-kinase substrate-like, with amino-acid sequence MGAQISKTAGKEEAAVEKPAEGAAVAAKANGQENGHAKTNGDTSPAAEEANKADVQANGSTPTEEAPKEDGEKAEGAEANGEKEPAATNGEASAKPEEGTPSTSDDGKQKKKRFSFKKPSFKLSGFSFKKTKKESEEAAEEGAAAAGEAAAEDAPAEGEKAASEEAATEEAKPAEAAEEGAKEAAAEEPKAEEVKAEEAAGEEKPAETSPTEPEAAAAAASPEAPAE